The following are from one region of the Stigmatella ashevillena genome:
- the nhaA gene encoding Na+/H+ antiporter NhaA, giving the protein MDPRPPPPVPVLFKVALAPLQAFFRLEASSGILLALCAVVALVWANSPWAPLYTALFDAPLAVEIAGFRGAFTFQEFVNDGLMTLFFFLVGMEIKRELSAGELRTPARALLPLIAALGGMVVPALLYMAFNAGTPAAGGWAIPMATDIAFSIGCLTLLKGRVSHPLVVFLTALAIFDDIGGILVIAFFYGTGIHAEWLAAAGGVALLLGMCNRFYVRNGLVYAALGAALWYAMHHGGVHATLSGVVLGMFIPARPTRPGREVLRELATYVTRCVEEPEDESVRGAQLLAIEEQLEDIEPPLNRFVHLWHGYVGYAIVPLFALANSGISLQGMSLSDLGRPLPLGIILGLFVGKQLGIFLFTWAAVKAKVSPLPGGAPLSQLHGVAVVAGIGFTVALFVANLAFVGKEELLTEAKLGILLGSLLSAVVGYLLLRLGPRGRPAPAER; this is encoded by the coding sequence ATGGATCCCCGTCCCCCACCCCCTGTCCCCGTTCTCTTCAAGGTGGCCCTCGCCCCGCTCCAGGCCTTCTTCCGGCTGGAGGCCAGCAGCGGAATTCTCCTGGCCCTGTGCGCCGTGGTCGCCCTGGTGTGGGCCAACTCGCCTTGGGCGCCCCTCTATACAGCCCTCTTCGATGCGCCCCTGGCCGTGGAGATAGCCGGGTTTCGGGGGGCCTTCACCTTTCAGGAGTTCGTCAACGATGGGCTGATGACGCTCTTCTTCTTCCTCGTGGGGATGGAGATCAAGCGCGAGCTGTCCGCGGGAGAGCTGCGCACGCCGGCCCGGGCGCTGCTGCCGCTGATCGCCGCGCTGGGCGGCATGGTGGTGCCCGCCCTCCTTTATATGGCCTTCAACGCGGGGACACCGGCGGCCGGGGGGTGGGCCATTCCCATGGCCACGGACATCGCGTTCTCCATCGGGTGCCTGACGCTGCTCAAGGGCCGGGTCTCCCACCCGCTGGTGGTGTTCCTCACGGCGCTGGCCATCTTCGATGACATCGGCGGCATCCTCGTCATCGCCTTCTTCTATGGCACGGGCATCCACGCGGAGTGGCTGGCGGCGGCGGGCGGCGTGGCGCTGCTGCTGGGCATGTGCAATCGCTTCTACGTGCGCAATGGCCTGGTCTACGCGGCGCTGGGCGCGGCGCTCTGGTACGCGATGCACCACGGAGGGGTGCACGCCACCCTGTCCGGAGTGGTGCTGGGCATGTTCATCCCGGCGCGCCCCACCCGCCCCGGGCGGGAGGTGCTCCGCGAGCTGGCCACCTATGTCACCCGGTGTGTGGAGGAGCCCGAGGACGAGTCCGTCCGCGGCGCCCAGTTGCTGGCCATTGAGGAACAGTTGGAGGACATCGAGCCGCCGCTCAACCGCTTCGTCCACCTGTGGCACGGCTACGTCGGCTACGCCATCGTCCCGCTGTTCGCGCTGGCCAACTCGGGCATCTCGTTGCAGGGCATGTCGCTTTCGGACCTGGGCAGGCCCCTGCCGCTGGGCATCATCCTGGGGCTGTTCGTGGGCAAGCAGCTCGGCATCTTCCTGTTCACGTGGGCGGCGGTGAAGGCGAAGGTATCCCCCCTGCCGGGAGGGGCGCCCCTCTCCCAGTTGCACGGGGTGGCCGTGGTGGCCGGCATCGGCTTCACGGTGGCGCTCTTCGTGGCCAACCTGGCGTTCGTGGGGAAGGAAGAGCTGCTGACGGAGGCCAAGCTGGGCATCCTCCTGGGCTCCTTGCTGTCAGCGGTGGTGGGCTACCTGTTGCTGCGCTTGGGTCCTCGAGGCCGACCCGCTCCGGCTGAGCGCTAG
- a CDS encoding AHH domain-containing protein yields MRFLGVIASLLLVGGCAATRVVHVDVGDGRQEVHESVEVDPVRVREDEFKAALTQLILDVRMDVAFREMDAADQRGWVRSRTLLASSRGIADSGSGSSPESLYARLCPDGDNCLTLVGGTGLTFSRKDRTLMALSFALDTVWTSVEAEVGKVLNPATLKAMVTSAALTLLLTMTLPEPVTKVLAVALTAAMVAYLGIVPVWEIGRGFIRLWDDAEKATTLIELQDVGHRFGNVLGTNGTRVLVLVVMAALGGKSAMAVQGPKLPGFPQAALRAQAEAGFQLGAALNGGITSIAMPSAGVLNVALAPGATAAVAMHSDGTPGGTAGPAHHICTNKNLVSAATGGPWTPLCEKIFKKAGMTLEDAANKVQLKGHEGPHPELYHKKVVSRLQDAVSRCRTTEACRANLKEELAKIADELTTPGSPLRRLIVKRGE; encoded by the coding sequence GTGAGATTTCTGGGAGTTATCGCGTCATTGCTTCTTGTAGGGGGATGTGCGGCCACTCGCGTCGTCCACGTTGATGTTGGAGACGGCAGACAGGAGGTCCACGAGTCTGTGGAGGTGGATCCGGTTCGGGTGCGTGAGGACGAGTTCAAGGCAGCCCTCACGCAGCTCATCCTTGACGTGCGCATGGACGTTGCGTTCCGCGAAATGGATGCAGCGGATCAGCGAGGTTGGGTGCGCTCCAGGACTCTGCTCGCGTCATCGAGGGGAATTGCGGACTCGGGCTCAGGGAGTTCACCTGAGTCCTTGTATGCGCGCCTCTGCCCCGATGGGGACAACTGCTTGACCCTCGTGGGCGGGACGGGTCTGACGTTCTCGCGCAAGGATCGCACGTTGATGGCACTCTCGTTCGCACTCGACACCGTGTGGACGAGCGTCGAGGCCGAGGTCGGCAAGGTGCTGAACCCAGCAACGCTCAAGGCCATGGTAACCTCGGCTGCGCTGACACTTCTCCTCACGATGACCCTTCCCGAACCGGTCACCAAGGTCCTTGCGGTCGCGTTGACGGCGGCAATGGTGGCTTACCTGGGCATTGTTCCGGTTTGGGAGATTGGCCGCGGCTTCATCAGGTTGTGGGACGATGCGGAGAAAGCTACGACGCTCATCGAGTTGCAGGACGTCGGCCACCGCTTCGGAAATGTGCTCGGTACCAATGGCACGCGAGTCCTGGTTCTCGTCGTCATGGCGGCTCTCGGCGGAAAGAGCGCGATGGCGGTCCAGGGCCCGAAGCTCCCGGGCTTTCCGCAGGCCGCGCTTCGAGCGCAGGCCGAGGCAGGATTCCAGCTTGGGGCGGCACTGAACGGCGGCATCACCTCCATCGCGATGCCCAGTGCTGGAGTGCTGAACGTGGCGCTGGCTCCAGGAGCTACTGCTGCTGTCGCAATGCACTCGGACGGGACTCCCGGTGGCACAGCAGGCCCAGCCCATCACATCTGCACGAACAAGAACCTCGTTTCCGCTGCCACAGGCGGTCCATGGACTCCACTGTGTGAGAAGATTTTCAAGAAGGCGGGCATGACGCTTGAGGATGCGGCCAACAAAGTGCAGCTCAAAGGTCATGAAGGGCCGCACCCCGAGCTGTATCACAAGAAAGTGGTGAGTCGGCTACAAGATGCCGTTAGCCGCTGTAGGACAACTGAAGCCTGTCGGGCCAATTTGAAGGAGGAGCTAGCGAAAATAGCCGACGAACTGACGACACCGGGCTCTCCGTTACGGCGGCTTATTGTGAAGAGGGGGGAATGA
- a CDS encoding imm11 family protein → MDRNFYWVEMGDVPQWLIDTPTRASGEAFDEPWMFADGRVLSDPGYLKAQISHPGTKRAFIFSVIEKAPIVSEAVANVFRTMAPTDVQIFPVSIEGEPERHFVVNVTTVLDCIDEARCQEIQHYPEGSFPEYEGEYRWIYGLRIAPSKIEGAHVFRLMKFKTAFIVSEDIKNALEQAGNLGVSFERVTGPHGPH, encoded by the coding sequence GTGGACCGCAATTTCTATTGGGTTGAAATGGGCGACGTGCCCCAGTGGCTCATTGATACGCCGACACGGGCCTCTGGTGAGGCGTTTGACGAACCTTGGATGTTCGCGGATGGTCGCGTCCTTTCAGACCCTGGTTACCTCAAAGCCCAAATCTCACATCCGGGCACCAAACGAGCGTTTATCTTCTCCGTGATAGAGAAAGCCCCCATCGTCAGCGAAGCTGTTGCGAACGTCTTCAGGACAATGGCTCCCACGGACGTGCAGATTTTCCCGGTATCGATAGAAGGAGAACCTGAACGGCATTTCGTTGTCAATGTAACCACAGTGCTTGATTGTATTGACGAAGCGCGGTGTCAGGAAATACAGCACTATCCCGAGGGCTCCTTCCCTGAATACGAGGGCGAGTACCGCTGGATCTACGGCCTGCGAATCGCCCCCTCGAAGATCGAGGGCGCCCATGTCTTTCGGCTGATGAAGTTCAAGACCGCATTCATCGTGTCAGAGGATATTAAGAACGCGCTCGAACAGGCCGGGAACCTGGGAGTGTCGTTCGAGCGCGTGACCGGGCCTCACGGGCCTCACTGA
- a CDS encoding RICIN domain-containing protein codes for MKKSKLMKLMALCSSVLFGAIFGFASDAHADIQNDPNAIYKIVNVNSGKVLDVVRNSTEASYRLHQWEYLGLSSQHWKLWAIGNNYYYITNQNSGMALEPAARNNGAKIWQWPLAFSIQQQWHIGFVPNTGAPPYVIKNNLTLRYIDVEFNGTGNGEYIHQWEYVPGVQSQLWRFERVN; via the coding sequence ATGAAGAAGTCGAAACTGATGAAGTTGATGGCATTGTGCTCGTCGGTGCTCTTCGGTGCCATCTTTGGATTTGCCTCGGATGCTCATGCGGACATTCAGAATGATCCGAACGCCATCTACAAGATTGTGAATGTCAACAGCGGAAAGGTCCTGGACGTCGTGCGTAACTCCACGGAGGCAAGCTACAGGCTCCATCAATGGGAGTATCTGGGTTTGTCGAGCCAGCACTGGAAGCTTTGGGCAATCGGCAATAACTACTACTATATCACGAATCAAAACAGCGGCATGGCCCTTGAGCCGGCAGCACGTAACAATGGCGCGAAGATCTGGCAGTGGCCTCTCGCCTTCTCGATCCAGCAGCAGTGGCACATCGGATTCGTCCCCAACACCGGCGCGCCGCCCTATGTCATCAAGAATAATCTCACCCTCAGGTATATCGATGTCGAATTCAACGGGACGGGCAATGGTGAGTATATTCATCAATGGGAGTACGTCCCGGGAGTTCAAAGCCAGTTGTGGAGGTTCGAGCGGGTCAACTAG
- a CDS encoding imm11 family protein — protein MGDLLTRVAPHDVQLFPVEIEMQRERYFLVNVIRIVKCIDDQASEEVSYWTEKDGLPEKVGTYFSVAGMRIDPTQVGDAKVFRTWGWHIALIVSEEIKDALEHIGATGTKFKEV, from the coding sequence GTGGGTGACCTTCTGACCAGGGTGGCTCCTCATGACGTGCAGCTCTTCCCGGTGGAGATAGAGATGCAACGAGAACGGTACTTTCTCGTGAACGTCATCCGCATTGTGAAGTGCATCGATGATCAAGCCTCCGAGGAAGTCTCGTACTGGACCGAAAAGGACGGCCTGCCCGAGAAAGTCGGCACCTACTTCTCGGTTGCCGGAATGCGGATCGATCCAACCCAGGTGGGGGACGCGAAGGTGTTCCGCACTTGGGGGTGGCACATCGCCCTCATCGTCTCCGAGGAGATCAAGGATGCCCTGGAGCACATCGGGGCCACGGGGACGAAGTTCAAGGAAGTGTAG
- a CDS encoding AHH domain-containing protein, translating to MTSRRLIVAILLLVLSAGCSTTRVVRLDTGQGQSTIHVPHPDDANPVELGEEEFIKAIAKEVRQKRPSLNPEKVARELFEIPPRSGWYRYTQREGVVPLDEPLSASQWAEVAARVTQEYLQFCEAIGKPGDCRNALMNSPVLTGDGRYALGMSFAIEEIVPEMKQSFKDMADPETIKASLYWTMAIYAAMWLAPEPVFSKGLATVITATFVCYIGVDTFWTLIQGFRRMVEELDHVTSFAAVREAGRTYGKVMGKNAARAFALLLTAAIGQTAASFSAKVPTLLGSAQASAAGAAQAGIRLTAVAQVEAVAVTADAVTITLAPNAVAATAQSVYGAASKPVDAEGPEHHIATDKWNDATHSGGPWTPTFKQIFNKAGMSLDDPANKVRVKGHVGPHPQEYHEYVFEALRDATRTCRTMQQCQVSLKKALDRLRQQILTESTYLNKLVTRTP from the coding sequence ATGACGTCTCGTCGTCTGATCGTTGCGATTCTTCTCCTGGTCCTATCCGCAGGATGCAGCACGACGCGCGTGGTCCGCCTCGACACTGGGCAAGGCCAGTCCACGATCCACGTCCCCCACCCGGATGATGCCAATCCGGTGGAGTTGGGGGAGGAGGAGTTCATCAAGGCCATTGCGAAGGAAGTCCGGCAGAAGAGACCCTCGCTCAACCCCGAGAAAGTCGCGCGGGAACTATTCGAAATCCCCCCTCGCAGTGGCTGGTACCGGTATACCCAGCGCGAAGGTGTCGTTCCCCTGGACGAACCGCTCTCGGCTTCGCAGTGGGCCGAGGTGGCTGCGCGAGTCACGCAGGAATACCTCCAGTTCTGCGAGGCCATCGGGAAACCGGGAGACTGCCGCAATGCGCTGATGAACAGCCCCGTCCTCACCGGGGATGGCCGCTACGCCCTGGGCATGTCTTTCGCTATCGAAGAGATCGTTCCGGAGATGAAGCAGTCTTTCAAGGACATGGCCGACCCGGAGACGATCAAGGCCTCGCTCTACTGGACGATGGCGATCTACGCGGCGATGTGGCTGGCGCCCGAGCCGGTGTTCTCCAAGGGGCTGGCTACGGTCATCACGGCCACCTTCGTCTGCTACATCGGAGTGGACACGTTTTGGACGCTCATCCAGGGCTTCAGGCGGATGGTGGAAGAGTTGGATCACGTCACCTCGTTCGCGGCAGTTCGAGAGGCCGGGAGGACGTACGGCAAGGTGATGGGGAAGAATGCAGCGCGGGCATTTGCCCTGCTGCTCACGGCCGCCATCGGTCAGACGGCCGCCAGTTTCTCGGCCAAGGTCCCCACCCTGCTCGGCTCGGCTCAAGCGTCAGCAGCGGGAGCAGCGCAGGCGGGAATCCGGCTGACCGCAGTGGCGCAGGTGGAAGCTGTGGCCGTGACTGCCGATGCGGTCACCATCACCCTGGCTCCCAACGCGGTCGCCGCGACGGCTCAGAGTGTCTATGGGGCGGCCTCCAAGCCAGTGGATGCAGAGGGGCCCGAGCACCACATCGCCACCGACAAGTGGAACGATGCAACCCACAGCGGTGGTCCGTGGACGCCGACGTTCAAGCAGATCTTCAACAAGGCAGGCATGTCGCTGGATGACCCGGCGAACAAGGTGCGCGTCAAGGGTCACGTGGGCCCCCATCCGCAAGAATACCACGAGTATGTCTTCGAGGCGCTGAGGGATGCGACGCGGACCTGTCGCACCATGCAGCAATGTCAGGTGTCGCTGAAAAAGGCACTGGACCGCCTAAGACAGCAGATCTTGACCGAGAGCACCTATCTCAACAAGCTGGTCACCCGTACTCCATGA
- a CDS encoding Kelch repeat-containing protein: MKSLSPPLRLALCLALFAGCAPSSAPGSAQFAISVPQALSASDVSRVVLTVSAADMDSLSVEMASSNGSWGGLVGNIPSGSNRFFLAEAFDSSGALRFQGQSPGVSISPDQTTAVALTVQTVSPSPAYANEAPLLDSLVASSTSVLTGGTLSLTATAHDVNPGDTLSLAWTATGGSFSAPSAAATSWTAPSSPGIQTLTLAVTDSQGVATAVSLAVNVLPGSSTGNGALTLAFNLWPVVSKVSASLNRLDAGQSTSVSALASDADGDALSYQWASSCAGTWTQASSSTASFVPSSVPTSDCNNCQLTVTVQDGRGGQAQGSLSLCVASASTERFPPRFIQFSQSAPSASPGQTVTFDVTALDPQASSLKFAWSAPAGTLGTPVNGASTSRITWTAPSCTPTSTPSVITATVTNAFKLTASQSFSVAPAPLCAVGWVSAGAMFQPRDAHTATLLPQGKVLVSGGRNGANSYLAASEVYNPATGTWSATASMNSPRRNHTATLLQNGKVLVTGGHNGSIPHATAEVYDPASGTWSATGSMAYPRGYHTATLLPNGKVLVAGGTNASLYLTSAEVYDPASGTWSRTSSMAIPRGYHTATLLQNGKVLIAGGYNSLSGYLSTAVVYDPASDSWSATGSMGQVRAFYATALLPDGKVLVAGGLRSSSETLATAEVYDPATGTWSATDSMASLRSDHTATLLPNGKILVSGGGTGATAEMYDPASGTWSAAAAMPSPRQFHTATLLQNGKVLVAGGTNTSGYLPIAALYSP, translated from the coding sequence TTGAAAAGCCTCTCACCCCCCCTGCGGTTGGCACTCTGCCTGGCGCTGTTCGCTGGCTGCGCTCCTTCTTCTGCCCCTGGCTCCGCCCAGTTTGCCATCTCCGTCCCCCAGGCCCTCTCCGCCAGCGACGTCTCCCGCGTCGTCCTGACGGTCTCCGCCGCCGACATGGATTCCCTCTCGGTCGAGATGGCCTCGTCCAACGGCTCCTGGGGCGGCCTCGTCGGCAACATCCCCTCTGGCTCCAACCGCTTCTTCCTCGCCGAGGCTTTCGATTCCTCTGGCGCCCTCCGCTTCCAGGGCCAGTCCCCCGGCGTCTCCATCTCTCCCGACCAGACCACCGCCGTCGCTCTCACGGTCCAAACGGTTTCGCCTTCTCCTGCCTACGCCAATGAGGCTCCCCTCCTGGATTCCCTCGTTGCCTCTTCCACCTCGGTTCTGACCGGCGGCACGCTCTCCCTGACGGCCACGGCGCATGACGTCAACCCCGGCGACACCCTCTCCCTGGCTTGGACGGCCACCGGTGGCTCCTTCTCCGCCCCCTCCGCCGCCGCCACCTCCTGGACGGCGCCTTCCTCCCCAGGCATTCAAACCCTCACCCTCGCCGTGACCGACTCCCAGGGCGTTGCCACCGCTGTCTCCCTCGCGGTCAACGTCCTCCCCGGCTCCTCCACCGGCAACGGCGCCCTCACCCTCGCCTTCAACCTCTGGCCCGTTGTCTCCAAGGTCTCTGCCTCTCTCAACCGCCTCGACGCCGGACAGTCCACCTCCGTCTCCGCTCTGGCCTCCGATGCGGACGGCGATGCGCTCTCCTACCAGTGGGCCTCCTCCTGCGCGGGTACCTGGACCCAGGCCTCCTCCAGCACGGCCTCCTTCGTTCCCTCCTCGGTGCCGACCAGCGATTGCAACAACTGCCAGCTCACCGTCACCGTCCAGGACGGCCGCGGTGGGCAGGCCCAGGGCTCCCTCTCCCTTTGCGTCGCGTCCGCCTCGACCGAGCGCTTCCCGCCCCGCTTCATCCAATTCTCCCAGTCCGCTCCGTCCGCCTCCCCGGGCCAGACGGTGACCTTCGACGTCACCGCCCTGGACCCCCAAGCCAGTTCCCTGAAATTTGCCTGGAGCGCCCCCGCCGGCACCCTGGGCACACCGGTGAACGGTGCCTCCACCAGCCGCATCACCTGGACAGCCCCTTCCTGTACCCCCACGAGCACGCCCTCGGTCATCACCGCCACCGTCACCAACGCTTTCAAACTCACCGCCAGCCAGAGCTTCTCGGTGGCACCCGCGCCCCTGTGTGCCGTGGGTTGGGTCTCGGCGGGCGCCATGTTCCAGCCTCGCGATGCACACACGGCGACGCTGCTGCCCCAGGGCAAAGTCCTCGTCTCGGGAGGACGCAACGGTGCGAACAGCTACCTGGCGGCGTCGGAGGTGTACAACCCGGCCACGGGGACCTGGAGCGCGACGGCCTCCATGAACTCGCCTCGCCGGAACCACACGGCGACGCTGCTGCAAAACGGCAAGGTCCTCGTCACGGGGGGACACAATGGCAGCATCCCCCATGCGACGGCGGAGGTGTACGATCCCGCTTCGGGCACTTGGAGCGCGACCGGTTCCATGGCCTATCCTCGCGGGTACCACACGGCGACGCTGTTGCCCAACGGCAAGGTCCTCGTCGCCGGGGGCACCAACGCCAGCCTCTACCTGACATCGGCGGAGGTGTACGATCCCGCTTCGGGCACTTGGAGCAGGACCAGTTCCATGGCCATTCCTCGCGGGTACCACACGGCGACGCTGCTGCAAAACGGCAAGGTCCTCATCGCGGGGGGGTACAACAGCCTCAGCGGCTACCTGAGCACGGCTGTGGTGTACGACCCCGCCTCGGACAGTTGGAGCGCGACCGGCTCCATGGGCCAGGTTCGCGCCTTCTACGCCACCGCGCTGTTGCCCGACGGCAAGGTCCTCGTCGCGGGCGGCCTCCGCAGCTCCAGCGAAACCTTGGCGACGGCGGAGGTGTATGACCCGGCCACGGGCACCTGGAGCGCGACCGACTCCATGGCCTCGCTTCGCAGTGACCACACGGCAACGCTGCTGCCCAATGGCAAGATCCTCGTCTCGGGGGGAGGCACCGGCGCGACGGCGGAGATGTATGACCCGGCCTCGGGTACCTGGAGCGCCGCCGCCGCCATGCCTTCGCCACGCCAGTTCCATACGGCGACGCTGCTGCAAAACGGCAAGGTGCTCGTGGCGGGGGGAACCAACACCAGCGGCTACCTGCCGATAGCGGCGCTGTACTCGCCCTGA
- a CDS encoding ABC1 kinase family protein, with protein MILQDLNRVRQIAVIAAKHGFGELTDGAGLWRMLGRKEKVEVSPEAQRASTARRFRMLLNDLGPTFVKLGQILSTRGDLLPAEYIEELAMLQDQVDPIPLEQVYAQIRESLGRDVPDLFAKIEPVPLAAASIAQVHRAVTLTGEEVVVKVQRPGISERIDSDLTVLRSLARLLEAVVEETGVYTPTGIIDEFDRAIHEELDFINEASNIRAFLANHAERPYLKIPRVYEELSSRRVLTLEFIAGVKISQAQLEQADREVLARHLLDGSFRQLFEDGLFHGDPHPGNLLVLEGNRLALLDFGVVGRLTKPMQETLVMLCLAVALKDSDSVARLLYRVGVADSRANLAGFRNDIEAILGQHLPTTLGEVDAQTLLRDLLDLAVKYRIRIPKEYALLSRASISMEGMLRSLYPEMNILEVALPYAKELLAGRYDPSQLQGGLMRTLLRFQSLATDLPTQLSQILLDLESGKFSVTVRAEQFDRLNENLRSAAVIAFVGLCACGFIVGTFIAFAQKPWMYGNTPVLGIIGVAMSAAFFGAVFTWYLFGGRIRKVSVSRWLKKRK; from the coding sequence GTGATCCTCCAGGACCTTAACCGAGTGCGTCAGATCGCCGTCATCGCCGCCAAGCACGGCTTTGGCGAGCTCACCGATGGTGCGGGCCTGTGGCGCATGCTGGGGCGCAAGGAGAAGGTGGAAGTCTCTCCGGAAGCCCAGCGGGCCTCCACGGCGCGGCGCTTCCGGATGCTGCTGAACGATCTGGGGCCGACCTTCGTCAAGCTGGGGCAGATCCTCTCCACGCGGGGAGACCTGCTGCCGGCCGAGTACATCGAAGAGCTGGCGATGTTGCAGGACCAGGTGGACCCCATTCCGCTGGAGCAGGTGTACGCGCAGATCCGCGAGTCGCTGGGCCGCGACGTGCCGGATCTCTTCGCGAAGATCGAGCCCGTGCCCCTGGCGGCCGCGTCGATCGCCCAGGTGCACCGGGCGGTGACGCTGACGGGAGAAGAGGTGGTGGTGAAGGTGCAGCGGCCGGGGATCTCCGAGCGGATCGACTCGGATCTAACGGTGCTGCGCTCGCTGGCGCGGCTGTTGGAGGCGGTGGTGGAGGAGACGGGCGTGTACACGCCCACGGGCATCATCGACGAGTTCGACCGGGCCATCCACGAGGAGCTGGACTTCATCAACGAGGCCTCGAACATCCGGGCCTTCCTGGCGAACCACGCCGAGCGGCCCTATCTCAAGATTCCCCGGGTCTACGAGGAGCTGTCGAGCCGCCGGGTGCTGACGCTGGAGTTCATCGCCGGGGTGAAGATCAGCCAGGCGCAGCTCGAGCAGGCGGATCGGGAGGTGCTGGCGCGGCACCTGCTGGATGGGAGCTTCCGCCAGCTCTTCGAGGATGGGCTGTTCCATGGAGACCCGCACCCGGGAAACCTCCTGGTGCTGGAGGGCAACCGGCTGGCGCTGTTGGACTTCGGGGTGGTGGGACGGCTCACCAAGCCGATGCAGGAGACGCTGGTGATGCTGTGCCTGGCGGTGGCGCTGAAGGACAGCGACTCGGTGGCGCGGCTGCTGTACCGGGTGGGGGTGGCGGACTCGCGGGCGAACTTGGCGGGGTTCCGCAACGACATCGAGGCCATCCTGGGGCAGCACCTGCCCACGACGCTGGGCGAGGTGGACGCGCAGACGCTGCTGCGGGACTTGTTGGATCTGGCGGTGAAGTACCGGATCCGGATTCCCAAGGAGTACGCGCTCTTGAGCCGAGCCTCCATCTCGATGGAGGGGATGCTCCGAAGCCTCTACCCAGAGATGAACATCCTGGAGGTCGCTCTGCCCTACGCGAAGGAGCTGCTGGCGGGCCGGTATGACCCGAGCCAGCTCCAGGGCGGGCTGATGCGCACGCTGTTGCGCTTCCAGTCGCTGGCGACGGATCTGCCCACGCAGTTGTCGCAGATTCTGTTGGACCTGGAGTCGGGGAAGTTCAGCGTGACGGTGAGGGCCGAGCAGTTCGACCGGCTGAACGAGAACCTGAGGAGCGCGGCGGTCATCGCGTTCGTGGGGCTGTGCGCGTGCGGGTTCATCGTGGGGACGTTCATCGCGTTCGCGCAGAAGCCGTGGATGTACGGGAACACGCCGGTGCTGGGCATCATCGGGGTGGCGATGTCAGCGGCGTTCTTCGGCGCGGTGTTCACGTGGTACCTGTTCGGAGGCCGAATCCGGAAGGTGAGCGTGAGCCGCTGGCTCAAGAAGCGCAAATAG
- a CDS encoding imm11 family protein, whose amino-acid sequence MTHRRFFDLSDDLYVPRRWYLATPIDSQGRKVHDWNFKRGTPAHVEGRLTIPIKRAGRPLDFSWAGLSIPIVHVKVASMLSERAPGDIQLIPADIEGQPDQYLILVVTRLIRCIDEKASEVSFWTPEHGVPDKVGQYMGVDRLRIDKEKVGNAQVFRPEGWSSTLIVSEEIKDALARAGATGTRFEEV is encoded by the coding sequence TTGACGCACCGGCGCTTCTTCGACTTATCGGACGACCTCTATGTCCCCCGCCGCTGGTACTTGGCTACGCCCATCGACAGTCAAGGCCGCAAGGTGCATGACTGGAACTTCAAGAGAGGAACCCCCGCGCACGTCGAGGGCCGGTTGACCATCCCCATCAAGAGAGCAGGCAGACCGTTGGACTTCTCCTGGGCGGGATTGAGCATCCCCATCGTTCACGTCAAGGTGGCTTCCATGCTGTCAGAGCGGGCTCCTGGCGACATACAGCTCATCCCCGCCGACATCGAGGGCCAACCGGATCAGTACCTCATCCTCGTGGTAACCCGCCTCATCCGCTGTATCGACGAAAAGGCGTCCGAGGTGAGTTTTTGGACGCCAGAGCATGGAGTCCCCGACAAGGTCGGGCAATACATGGGCGTGGATCGCCTACGCATTGACAAGGAGAAGGTAGGGAATGCCCAGGTCTTCCGTCCTGAAGGGTGGTCGAGCACGCTGATTGTCTCCGAGGAAATCAAGGACGCCTTGGCGCGCGCGGGCGCTACGGGCACGAGATTCGAGGAAGTCTAG
- a CDS encoding Wall-associated protein precursor, whose protein sequence is MLSLLLLLLTQVPAVPGETTLVSFCKQGRASACEALKQVNPQRAAEIARDLAALKFIEDAREQSAETSEEGIEAAPEPPNCKGQNHHIISRPIAKRLKGHSTLGGLYKPRDPRFVAKAKDDDSHCGYQDWHRRVDKEVIDWLDENPKATSEQFEKFLRAIYNRPELLKRFPRGF, encoded by the coding sequence ATGCTCTCTCTGCTCTTGCTTTTGCTGACCCAGGTTCCGGCTGTTCCCGGAGAAACCACCCTGGTCTCATTTTGTAAGCAGGGCAGGGCAAGTGCATGCGAAGCCCTGAAACAGGTTAACCCTCAGAGAGCCGCTGAAATCGCACGAGACTTGGCAGCTCTCAAGTTTATAGAAGATGCTCGAGAACAATCCGCGGAAACATCCGAAGAGGGGATAGAAGCAGCCCCTGAGCCACCCAACTGCAAGGGCCAAAACCACCACATCATCTCCAGGCCCATTGCGAAGAGGCTCAAAGGTCATTCTACCCTGGGTGGGTTGTACAAACCACGAGACCCCCGATTCGTAGCCAAGGCCAAGGACGATGACTCGCACTGCGGTTATCAAGATTGGCATCGTAGGGTGGACAAGGAGGTTATCGACTGGCTCGACGAAAATCCCAAAGCCACTTCAGAGCAATTCGAAAAATTTCTGCGGGCGATCTACAACCGGCCGGAACTGCTCAAGAGGTTTCCCCGTGGCTTCTAA